The following are encoded in a window of Mycobacterium vicinigordonae genomic DNA:
- the ggt gene encoding gamma-glutamyltransferase, with protein MSAPFGWTFPYARPRMPVLAANAVCTSQPLAAQAGLRMLAEGGNAVDAAIATAITLTIVEPVSNGIGSDAFAIVWDGEQLHGLNASGRSPAAWTLEYFAGQRVPALGWNSVTVPGAVSAWAELHSKFGRLPFDRLFVPAISYGRNGFLVSPTVASQWRAQVPLFADQPGFAQAFLPHGRAPKPGELFQFPDHAATLEKIASTGGEAFYRGELAENLEAHCRANGGAMRADDLASHRADWVGTISGDYRGYTLHEIPPNGQGIVALIALGILENFDLSSLRVDSADSVHLQIEAIKLAFADAQAYVADIEHMTVPVEHLLNREYLSQRAALIDPKRAQAASAGTPRGGTVYLTAADASGLMVSMIQSNYMGFGSGVVVPGTGIALQNRGADFVVAQGHPNQVGPGKRPYHTIIPGFVTKGGAPVMSFGVMGGPMQPQGHVQVLVRIADYAQNPQAACDGPRFRWVQGSQVSCENGFPPSTLEELRRRGHELLTTDDYNSFGSCQAIWRLDDGYLAVSDPRRDGQAAAF; from the coding sequence GTGAGTGCACCGTTTGGCTGGACCTTTCCCTACGCGCGGCCGCGCATGCCGGTGCTGGCCGCCAACGCAGTCTGTACCTCGCAGCCGTTGGCCGCCCAGGCCGGGCTACGAATGCTCGCCGAGGGCGGCAACGCGGTGGATGCGGCCATCGCCACCGCCATTACGCTCACAATCGTCGAACCGGTGTCCAACGGCATCGGATCGGATGCGTTCGCGATCGTCTGGGACGGCGAACAACTCCACGGCCTGAATGCCTCGGGCCGCTCCCCCGCGGCGTGGACGCTGGAATACTTTGCCGGCCAGCGAGTCCCGGCTCTGGGCTGGAATTCGGTGACCGTCCCGGGCGCCGTGTCGGCCTGGGCGGAGTTGCATAGCAAGTTCGGCCGTCTTCCGTTCGACCGACTTTTCGTGCCGGCTATCTCCTACGGCCGCAACGGCTTTCTCGTCTCTCCGACTGTGGCGTCGCAGTGGCGAGCCCAAGTTCCGCTGTTCGCCGACCAACCCGGATTTGCCCAAGCGTTTCTGCCACACGGACGGGCACCGAAACCGGGTGAGCTGTTTCAGTTTCCCGACCACGCCGCCACGCTGGAGAAGATCGCTTCGACGGGCGGTGAGGCCTTTTACCGCGGCGAGTTGGCCGAAAACCTCGAAGCACACTGCCGCGCCAACGGCGGCGCCATGCGGGCCGACGACCTAGCATCCCACCGCGCCGACTGGGTCGGGACCATCAGCGGAGACTATCGCGGGTACACATTGCACGAGATACCCCCCAACGGCCAGGGCATCGTCGCCCTGATCGCGCTGGGCATCCTCGAAAACTTCGACTTGTCATCGCTTCGAGTGGATTCCGCCGACAGCGTGCATCTGCAGATCGAGGCGATAAAGCTGGCATTCGCCGATGCCCAGGCTTACGTCGCCGACATCGAACACATGACGGTGCCGGTCGAGCATCTACTAAACCGGGAGTACTTGTCGCAGCGCGCCGCGTTGATCGACCCGAAGCGGGCGCAAGCCGCCAGCGCAGGAACACCGAGGGGCGGCACGGTGTACCTGACGGCCGCCGACGCCTCCGGGCTGATGGTGTCGATGATCCAGTCGAACTATATGGGCTTCGGCTCCGGCGTGGTGGTACCCGGCACCGGCATTGCGTTGCAGAACCGTGGGGCGGACTTCGTTGTGGCACAGGGTCATCCGAACCAGGTTGGTCCGGGTAAACGTCCGTACCACACCATCATCCCCGGTTTCGTGACCAAGGGCGGCGCACCGGTGATGAGTTTCGGGGTGATGGGCGGGCCGATGCAGCCCCAGGGGCACGTGCAGGTCCTGGTCCGCATCGCGGACTACGCCCAGAACCCACAGGCAGCCTGCGACGGCCCCCGGTTCCGTTGGGTGCAGGGCTCGCAAGTCAGCTGCGAGAACGGGTTTCCGCCGTCGACCCTCGAGGAGTTGCGCCGGCGCGGGCACGAACTGCTCACCACCGATGACTACAATTCGTTCGGCAGCTGCCAAGCGATCTGGCGACTCGACGACGGGTACCTCGCGGTCAGCGATCCGCGCCGCGACGGTCAAGCCGCCGCATTCTGA
- a CDS encoding serine/threonine-protein kinase, which produces MVGIADMLPGGRLTAGEVFADYVIVRFLGSGGMGEVYLAEHPRLPRREALKILRNIPDNDVSADDEYRRRFIREADLTAGLWHPNIVRVNDRGEFNGQLWLAMDFVDGSDAATLVREHYPVGMPADQVAPILSAIARALDYAHEHHGLMHRDVSPANILLTKPQDEEQRILLSDFGIARNVCDTSGLTATNMTIGTFPYAAPEQLTDEPLDGRADQYALAASVYHLLTGSPLFPHTNPAVVIGRHLTAPPPRLAETHPMLRVFDPVLAVALAKDPADRFARCTDFAEAFIRAAKSGRHPATSVSTMPRPLAIKPAKSTASSSDADVDLPQRRRSRWGVLAAASAAIGLAALGASGSHPDASRAAAGQNASSVAPTVAAPPPHEVADAAPAAPQAAPALPSALPAPAAVPAAPAPKGPAPTPRAPAPPPPAPASRPPAAVPQPPASPDQTYLNLVSGIPGVTVTDPSVAVATGRNLCTVLQNGGSPSEVANATVNNNEGITPAQAAAGVNAAITVYCPQYQR; this is translated from the coding sequence ATGGTTGGGATAGCTGACATGCTCCCCGGTGGCAGGTTGACTGCCGGTGAGGTGTTTGCCGACTACGTGATCGTCCGGTTCTTGGGATCCGGCGGGATGGGTGAGGTCTACCTCGCCGAACACCCCCGGTTGCCCCGGCGCGAAGCGCTCAAGATATTGCGCAACATCCCAGATAACGACGTGTCAGCCGACGACGAGTACCGCCGGCGGTTCATCAGAGAGGCCGACCTGACGGCCGGGCTGTGGCATCCGAACATAGTGCGCGTCAACGATCGAGGCGAGTTCAACGGACAGCTCTGGCTCGCAATGGACTTCGTGGACGGATCGGACGCGGCGACGTTGGTGCGGGAGCACTATCCGGTCGGCATGCCGGCAGATCAAGTGGCCCCGATCCTGTCGGCAATCGCCCGCGCCCTCGACTACGCGCATGAACACCACGGCCTGATGCACCGCGACGTCAGCCCCGCCAACATCCTGCTGACCAAACCTCAAGACGAAGAACAGCGAATCCTGCTGAGCGACTTCGGAATAGCCCGCAACGTCTGCGACACCAGCGGCTTGACCGCGACCAACATGACCATCGGCACGTTTCCCTACGCCGCACCCGAACAGCTCACGGATGAGCCGCTCGACGGACGCGCCGACCAGTACGCATTGGCGGCCAGCGTTTACCACCTTCTGACCGGATCGCCGCTGTTTCCGCACACCAACCCGGCGGTGGTGATAGGCCGCCACTTGACCGCGCCGCCCCCGAGACTTGCCGAGACCCACCCCATGCTCCGGGTTTTCGATCCGGTACTTGCCGTGGCTCTGGCGAAGGACCCGGCCGATCGATTCGCCCGCTGCACCGATTTCGCTGAGGCGTTCATCCGGGCCGCCAAATCCGGCCGACACCCGGCAACGTCGGTTTCCACCATGCCGCGACCTCTGGCGATCAAGCCTGCGAAGAGCACAGCCTCGTCTTCGGATGCGGATGTCGATCTGCCGCAACGGCGCCGCAGCCGGTGGGGGGTCCTCGCGGCAGCATCGGCGGCGATCGGATTGGCCGCGCTGGGAGCCAGCGGCAGCCACCCGGATGCCAGCAGAGCCGCCGCTGGGCAGAATGCGTCGTCGGTGGCACCCACGGTTGCGGCGCCGCCGCCGCATGAAGTGGCAGACGCGGCACCGGCCGCCCCGCAAGCGGCGCCAGCCCTACCCTCGGCACTTCCCGCCCCTGCTGCCGTTCCGGCCGCGCCGGCTCCCAAAGGACCCGCCCCCACCCCGAGGGCACCGGCACCGCCCCCACCTGCGCCCGCTTCGAGGCCGCCGGCGGCGGTTCCGCAACCGCCGGCCAGCCCCGACCAGACCTACCTCAATCTGGTCTCCGGAATTCCCGGGGTCACCGTCACCGACCCCTCAGTGGCGGTGGCCACCGGCCGCAACCTGTGCACAGTCCTGCAGAATGGCGGCAGTCCGAGCGAAGTCGCAAACGCGACGGTCAACAACAACGAAGGAATCACGCCCGCCCAAGCGGCCGCGGGGGTCAACGCGGCGATCACCGTCTACTGCCCGCAGTATCAGCGGTAG
- a CDS encoding alpha/beta hydrolase-fold protein has product MMARMSAVSRRTVLRLGAGAACGAVGAYALNMVVQPDKSVAAPVTGSGTNVPLAPTRPLDPAPSGQVAPTMVTGSFVSAARGGISTNWAIARPPGQTKPLRPIIALHGKGNDAAAVMAGGVEQGLAQAVNAGLPPFAVVAVDGGGSYWHKRASGEDSGAMVLDELLPMLGGQGLDTSRVGFLGWSMGGYGALLLGGRLGPGRTAAICAVSPALWTSAGAAAPGAFDGAEDYAANSVWGMPALGSIPIRIDCGDSDPFYSATKQFIAQLPNPPAGGFSPGGHNGGFWSSQLPGELAWMAPLLTA; this is encoded by the coding sequence ATGATGGCCCGCATGTCTGCCGTCAGCCGCCGTACCGTGCTGCGTCTCGGGGCCGGCGCGGCATGCGGCGCGGTCGGCGCATATGCGCTCAACATGGTTGTTCAGCCGGACAAATCCGTTGCCGCGCCGGTTACGGGGAGTGGGACAAACGTTCCATTGGCCCCGACACGACCGCTGGATCCGGCGCCGTCCGGCCAGGTGGCCCCGACAATGGTGACTGGTTCCTTCGTCTCGGCGGCTCGCGGCGGCATCTCCACCAATTGGGCGATTGCGCGTCCACCTGGCCAGACCAAACCCCTGCGGCCGATCATTGCGCTGCATGGCAAGGGCAACGATGCGGCGGCGGTGATGGCCGGCGGTGTCGAGCAGGGTCTGGCCCAGGCGGTCAATGCGGGGCTGCCGCCGTTTGCTGTGGTTGCCGTGGACGGCGGTGGTAGCTACTGGCACAAGCGGGCCTCCGGCGAGGACTCCGGGGCGATGGTCCTGGACGAGCTGCTACCGATGTTGGGCGGCCAGGGCCTGGACACCTCACGGGTGGGATTCCTGGGCTGGTCGATGGGCGGCTACGGCGCACTGCTGCTAGGCGGTCGGCTGGGGCCGGGGCGAACCGCGGCGATCTGCGCGGTCAGCCCCGCATTGTGGACCTCCGCCGGAGCAGCCGCGCCCGGTGCCTTCGACGGGGCCGAGGACTACGCGGCCAATTCGGTGTGGGGGATGCCGGCGTTGGGGTCGATCCCGATCCGGATCGACTGCGGCGACAGCGACCCATTCTATTCCGCGACCAAGCAATTCATCGCCCAGCTGCCCAACCCGCCGGCGGGCGGGTTCTCGCCGGGCGGGCACAACGGCGGTTTCTGGAGTTCGCAGCTGCCGGGTGAGCTCGCCTGGATGGCCCCACTCCTGACGGCGTGA
- a CDS encoding cytochrome P450 translates to MTAIAALAGIDFTDLDNFASGFPHELFAVHRREAPVYWHEPTENTPDGEGFWSVATYPETLEVLRDPVTYSSVTGGDRPFGGTLLQDLAIAGQVLNMMDDPRHSQIRRLVSSGLTPRMIRRVEDDLRARSRRLLDAVVPGEPVDFLVEVAAELPMQMICILLGVPESERHWLFEAIEPQFDFGGSRKAALTQLSVEEAGSRMYAFGQELIAAKRAEPTDDMLSVVANATVAGAESAVLSDLELYLFFSLLFSAGAETTRNAVAGGLLALAEHPDQLRLLRSGFEILPTAIEEIVRWTAPSPSKRRTATRDVTLGGQSIRAGQKVQIWEGSANRDDTVFESAGRFDITRKPNPHLGFGQGVHYCLGANLARLELRVLYEEMFSRFGSIRLVAPPEWTRSNRHTGLRHLVVELVQA, encoded by the coding sequence GTGACTGCGATTGCCGCGCTCGCCGGCATCGACTTCACCGATTTGGACAATTTCGCCAGCGGCTTTCCGCACGAATTATTCGCTGTCCATCGCCGCGAGGCCCCGGTGTACTGGCACGAGCCGACCGAGAACACCCCCGACGGCGAGGGCTTCTGGTCGGTGGCCACCTACCCGGAAACGCTTGAGGTGTTGCGTGATCCGGTCACCTATTCGTCGGTGACGGGTGGTGACCGGCCGTTCGGCGGCACGCTGTTGCAGGACCTGGCCATTGCCGGCCAAGTGCTGAACATGATGGACGATCCGCGACATTCGCAGATTCGCCGGCTGGTCAGTTCCGGGCTGACGCCGCGCATGATCCGACGCGTCGAGGACGACCTGCGGGCCAGGTCGCGCCGACTGCTGGACGCGGTGGTGCCGGGAGAGCCGGTCGATTTTTTGGTCGAGGTCGCCGCCGAACTGCCGATGCAGATGATCTGCATTCTGCTAGGAGTGCCGGAGTCCGAACGGCATTGGCTGTTCGAGGCAATCGAGCCGCAGTTCGACTTCGGCGGCTCACGCAAAGCTGCATTGACGCAGCTCTCGGTCGAAGAGGCCGGGTCGCGGATGTATGCGTTCGGGCAGGAGCTGATCGCCGCCAAACGCGCCGAGCCGACCGACGACATGCTGTCGGTCGTTGCCAATGCCACCGTGGCGGGCGCCGAGTCGGCGGTGCTGTCGGATCTGGAGCTGTATCTCTTCTTCAGCCTGCTGTTCAGCGCAGGTGCCGAGACCACTCGCAACGCGGTCGCGGGCGGACTGTTGGCGCTCGCCGAGCATCCCGACCAATTGCGTTTGCTGCGTAGTGGTTTCGAGATCTTACCAACTGCCATTGAAGAGATTGTCCGCTGGACCGCGCCGTCACCGTCCAAGCGGCGCACCGCCACCCGCGATGTCACGCTCGGCGGCCAGTCGATCCGCGCGGGCCAGAAGGTGCAGATCTGGGAGGGCTCCGCCAACCGCGACGACACCGTGTTCGAGTCCGCCGGGCGATTCGACATCACCCGTAAACCCAATCCGCATTTGGGCTTTGGCCAAGGTGTGCACTACTGCCTGGGAGCCAACCTAGCCCGGCTGGAACTACGGGTGCTCTACGAGGAGATGTTTTCCCGATTCGGCTCTATACGTCTGGTGGCGCCTCCGGAGTGGACACGCAGCAATCGCCACACCGGCCTGCGTCATTTGGTCGTGGAACTCGTGCAGGCGTAA
- the purB gene encoding adenylosuccinate lyase — MSIPNVLAARYASAEMLAIWSPEAKVVAERRLWLAVLRAQASLGVDLPAAAIEDYERVLDQVDLASIAARERVLRHDVKARIEEFNALAGHEQVHKGMTSRDLTENVEQLQIRQSLELVFAHGVAVVARLAERAVSYRDLVMAGRSHNVAAQATTLGKRFASAAQEMLIGLTRLRELIDRYPLRGVKGPMGTAQDMLDLFGGEVAKLSELEHSIAEFLGFATVLRSVGQVYPRSLDHDVVSALVQLGSGPSSLAHTIRLMAGHELVTEGFAEGQVGSSAMPHKMNTRSCERVNGLQVVLRGYASMAAELAGAQWNEGDVFCSVVRRVALPDSFFAIDGQIETFLTVLDEFGAYPAVIQRELDRYLPFLATTKVLIAAVRAGMGRESAHHVIREHAVATALAMREHGAEPDLLERLAADPRLPLDRAALDAALADRKAFTGAAGDQIDEVAGAVEQLVQRYPEAAKYTPGAIL, encoded by the coding sequence GTGAGCATTCCGAACGTTCTGGCCGCCCGCTACGCCAGTGCCGAGATGTTGGCGATCTGGTCGCCCGAGGCCAAGGTCGTCGCGGAGCGGCGCCTGTGGCTGGCGGTGCTGCGGGCCCAGGCCAGCCTCGGGGTCGATCTTCCCGCCGCGGCAATCGAGGACTACGAGCGTGTGCTCGATCAGGTGGACCTGGCTTCGATCGCCGCCCGCGAGCGGGTGCTGCGCCACGACGTCAAGGCCCGCATCGAGGAATTCAACGCCCTCGCCGGCCATGAGCAGGTGCACAAGGGGATGACCAGCCGTGACCTGACCGAGAACGTCGAACAGTTGCAGATCCGGCAATCACTGGAATTGGTGTTTGCACACGGGGTAGCGGTGGTGGCCCGGCTCGCGGAAAGGGCGGTGTCATACCGCGACCTGGTGATGGCGGGACGCAGTCACAACGTCGCCGCCCAGGCCACCACGTTGGGCAAACGGTTCGCCTCGGCCGCGCAAGAGATGCTGATCGGGTTGACCAGGCTGCGCGAGTTGATCGACCGCTACCCGCTGCGTGGCGTCAAGGGCCCGATGGGCACCGCCCAGGACATGCTCGACTTGTTCGGCGGCGAGGTAGCCAAGCTGTCTGAGCTGGAGCACAGCATCGCTGAATTCCTGGGCTTTGCAACGGTTTTACGCAGCGTTGGCCAGGTGTACCCGCGCTCGCTGGACCACGACGTGGTGTCCGCACTGGTGCAGTTGGGTTCGGGACCATCGTCGCTGGCGCATACCATCCGGCTGATGGCCGGGCATGAGCTGGTCACCGAGGGCTTCGCCGAGGGCCAAGTCGGTTCCTCGGCGATGCCGCACAAGATGAACACGCGCAGCTGCGAGCGGGTCAACGGCCTGCAGGTGGTGCTGCGCGGGTATGCCTCGATGGCTGCCGAACTGGCCGGCGCGCAGTGGAACGAGGGCGACGTATTCTGCTCGGTGGTGCGCCGGGTTGCGTTGCCGGACAGCTTTTTTGCCATCGACGGACAGATCGAGACGTTCCTTACGGTGCTCGATGAGTTCGGCGCCTACCCGGCGGTGATCCAGCGTGAGTTGGACCGCTACCTGCCTTTCTTGGCTACCACCAAGGTGTTGATCGCCGCGGTACGTGCGGGCATGGGCCGCGAGTCCGCACACCATGTGATCCGCGAACACGCGGTGGCCACCGCGCTTGCCATGCGTGAGCATGGTGCCGAGCCGGATCTTCTGGAGCGGCTGGCTGCCGATCCGCGGCTTCCGCTGGACCGGGCGGCCCTGGACGCCGCGTTGGCCGATAGGAAGGCCTTTACCGGCGCGGCCGGCGATCAGATTGACGAGGTTGCCGGGGCGGTGGAGCAACTGGTGCAGCGCTATCCGGAGGCGGCCAAGTACACCCCCGGGGCGATCCTGTGA
- the purD gene encoding phosphoribosylamine--glycine ligase, producing the protein MRVLVIGSGAREHALLLALSRDPQVTGLSVAPGNAGTARLAEQHDVDITSGEAVIALARKVEADLVVIGPEVPLVLGVADAVRAAGITCFGPSKGAALIEGSKAFAKDVMAAAGVRTASSEIVDNPAHLDAALGRFGPPAGDPAWVVKDDSLAAGKGVVVTADREVARAHAAGLLEAGHPALLEAFLDGPEVSLFCVVDGATVVPLLPAQDFKRVGDGDTGPNTGGMGAYAPLPWLPDTVYREIVEQIVEPVAAEMVRRGSPFSGLLYAGLAITPAGPAVVEFNCRFGDPETQAVLALLESPLGQLLYAAGNGKLAEFGELRWHEGAAVTVVLAAENYPGRPRVGDVVTGSEAEGILHAGTTRRDDGAVVSSGGRVLSVVGTGTDLSAARANAYHIMESVRLPGSHFRTDIGQRAAEGKISV; encoded by the coding sequence GTGCGCGTCCTGGTGATCGGTTCCGGTGCCCGTGAACATGCCCTGCTGTTGGCCCTCAGCAGGGACCCACAGGTGACGGGGCTCAGCGTTGCTCCCGGCAACGCCGGCACGGCCCGGCTGGCCGAACAGCACGACGTCGACATCACTTCCGGCGAGGCGGTTATCGCTCTGGCCCGCAAGGTCGAGGCCGACCTGGTGGTGATCGGTCCCGAGGTGCCGTTGGTGCTCGGGGTGGCCGACGCGGTGCGAGCCGCCGGCATCACCTGTTTCGGCCCCAGCAAGGGGGCCGCGCTAATCGAGGGTTCCAAGGCATTCGCCAAGGACGTGATGGCTGCGGCCGGGGTGCGCACCGCGTCCAGCGAAATCGTGGACAACCCGGCGCATTTGGATGCGGCTCTGGGCCGGTTCGGGCCGCCGGCTGGCGATCCCGCCTGGGTGGTCAAGGACGACTCCTTGGCCGCAGGTAAGGGTGTGGTGGTGACGGCCGACCGCGAGGTCGCCCGCGCGCATGCCGCGGGTCTGCTCGAGGCAGGGCACCCGGCCTTGCTGGAGGCCTTCCTCGACGGTCCCGAGGTATCGCTGTTCTGCGTGGTCGACGGTGCAACCGTGGTACCGCTGTTGCCGGCTCAGGACTTCAAGCGGGTGGGCGACGGCGACACCGGCCCCAACACCGGCGGCATGGGTGCCTACGCGCCGCTGCCCTGGCTACCCGACACCGTCTACCGGGAGATCGTCGAGCAGATCGTGGAACCCGTTGCGGCCGAGATGGTTCGACGTGGCAGCCCGTTCAGCGGGCTGCTCTACGCGGGGTTGGCAATCACGCCCGCCGGGCCGGCCGTGGTCGAATTCAACTGCCGTTTCGGGGATCCGGAGACTCAGGCGGTGCTGGCGCTGCTGGAGTCGCCGCTGGGACAGCTGCTGTACGCCGCGGGCAACGGCAAACTGGCTGAGTTCGGCGAATTGCGGTGGCACGAGGGGGCCGCCGTGACGGTGGTGTTGGCCGCCGAGAACTATCCCGGCCGGCCCAGGGTCGGCGATGTGGTCACCGGATCCGAGGCCGAGGGCATCCTGCACGCGGGAACCACGCGGCGTGACGACGGCGCAGTTGTCTCTTCCGGAGGTCGGGTGCTGTCGGTGGTTGGCACCGGCACCGACTTGTCCGCGGCCCGCGCAAACGCCTACCACATCATGGAATCAGTCCGATTGCCGGGCAGTCACTTTCGGACCGATATCGGCCAGCGGGCGGCCGAGGGCAAGATCAGCGTGTGA
- a CDS encoding tellurite resistance/C4-dicarboxylate transporter family protein, translating into MRIRKVGVRPSPDVFAAVMATGILSIAAQKQHYRPLSEPLIMLAAAGMTLLVVLVLVTGAAKRWDLKDPDVTVRLFTFVAACAVLDSGLDAVRAVVLPLGLAAFSCWLTLALLTTRNMAANSWTALRDRARGAWELASVGTSGTAIVAAEFARHPPLHWCSGVAVVLWVAGLCSYGLMTSLILWRAIAERQDGFEPDSWILMGGLAIATLTGDRICSQAAGWLGSTVATVTVLTWLAATLWIPALTYLVLRRIKRRPALLRFAGVWWAMVFPLGMYSVATAATAANGAAAAELGRSSLKSVSLVFFWIALVAWLVVVLAGLLRIRALAAATSKR; encoded by the coding sequence ATGCGCATCCGGAAGGTCGGTGTCAGGCCGTCGCCCGATGTGTTCGCCGCCGTGATGGCGACGGGAATCCTGTCGATCGCCGCGCAAAAGCAGCATTACCGTCCACTCAGTGAACCGTTGATCATGCTTGCTGCTGCCGGGATGACCCTGCTGGTCGTCCTGGTGCTGGTGACCGGCGCCGCCAAGCGCTGGGATCTGAAAGATCCCGATGTCACGGTGCGGCTTTTCACCTTCGTCGCCGCGTGCGCGGTCCTGGACAGCGGGTTGGACGCTGTGCGTGCGGTGGTGCTTCCGCTCGGCCTAGCCGCCTTCTCGTGCTGGTTGACCCTAGCCTTGCTGACCACCCGGAATATGGCGGCGAATTCGTGGACGGCGCTGCGCGACCGTGCGCGCGGTGCCTGGGAGTTGGCTAGTGTGGGCACCTCGGGAACGGCGATAGTGGCGGCCGAGTTTGCCCGGCACCCGCCATTGCACTGGTGCTCGGGAGTCGCGGTTGTCCTATGGGTAGCGGGCCTGTGCAGCTACGGCTTGATGACTTCGCTGATCCTGTGGCGCGCCATCGCCGAACGACAGGACGGGTTCGAGCCTGATTCGTGGATCTTGATGGGTGGCTTGGCCATTGCGACTCTGACCGGCGACAGAATCTGCAGCCAAGCCGCCGGGTGGTTAGGGTCGACGGTGGCCACGGTCACGGTGCTGACGTGGTTGGCCGCCACCCTATGGATTCCAGCACTGACCTATCTGGTCTTGCGGCGCATCAAGCGGCGGCCCGCGCTGTTGCGCTTCGCCGGGGTGTGGTGGGCGATGGTGTTTCCGTTGGGGATGTATTCGGTCGCGACCGCCGCGACCGCTGCCAACGGCGCTGCCGCCGCCGAGCTTGGCCGGTCCTCGCTGAAGAGCGTTTCGCTGGTGTTCTTCTGGATTGCGTTGGTGGCGTGGCTTGTTGTGGTCCTCGCCGGGCTGCTGCGGATCAGAGCGTTAGCCGCTGCAACGTCAAAGCGTTAA
- a CDS encoding DUF429 domain-containing protein, which yields MYFAGVDLAWAGRNPSGVAVLDEVGGLVTVGAVGDDAEVLAALRPYTQGACLVGFDAPLVVKNPTGQRPAEAALSRDFRRFEAGAHPANTGKPEFADGPRAGRLARALDLNTDPHSGVSRRAIEVYPHAATVALFRLPRTLKYKAKPGRDVNGLKSELLRLMDGVEMLARASVPMRVTGHHGWTELRRTVTAARRKSELRRAEDPIDAVVCAYVALYTQCRPSDITVYGDPATGCIVTPSLPADLAPAVRDHAARDRAAQDRTAPAPAAPS from the coding sequence ATGTACTTCGCCGGCGTCGACCTGGCCTGGGCGGGCCGCAACCCGAGCGGTGTCGCAGTGCTCGACGAGGTCGGTGGCCTCGTGACTGTCGGTGCGGTCGGCGACGACGCCGAGGTGCTGGCGGCCCTGCGGCCCTACACGCAGGGTGCCTGCCTGGTCGGTTTCGACGCACCGTTGGTGGTGAAGAATCCGACCGGTCAGCGTCCGGCCGAGGCCGCGCTCAGCCGCGACTTCCGCAGATTCGAGGCGGGCGCACATCCGGCCAACACCGGCAAACCCGAGTTCGCCGATGGCCCACGCGCTGGGCGGCTGGCCCGCGCGCTGGACTTGAACACCGATCCACACTCGGGTGTGTCCCGCCGCGCGATCGAGGTCTATCCGCATGCGGCAACCGTGGCACTGTTTCGACTCCCCCGGACGCTGAAGTACAAAGCCAAACCCGGCCGCGACGTAAATGGGCTCAAGTCGGAGTTACTGCGGTTGATGGACGGCGTCGAGATGCTCGCGCGCGCATCGGTACCGATGCGGGTCACCGGTCACCACGGTTGGACCGAACTGCGGCGCACCGTCACAGCTGCGCGCCGCAAGAGTGAGCTGCGGCGTGCCGAGGACCCGATAGATGCCGTCGTCTGCGCTTACGTGGCGCTCTACACCCAGTGCCGCCCTTCGGACATCACCGTTTACGGAGACCCGGCGACTGGCTGCATTGTCACGCCGTCTCTACCGGCAGACCTGGCTCCGGCGGTGCGAGATCACGCGGCGCGAGATCGGGCGGCACAAGATCGGACGGCGCCAGCTCCGGCGGCGCCAAGCTGA